From the genome of Sphingobacterium kitahiroshimense, one region includes:
- a CDS encoding alkaline phosphatase family protein, with product MMKMKKIIAINLLLILTTVCTALAGGPKSKRIVMIALDGISVEGFKQAHTPNLDALMAEGALSMTTRVVMPSVTLPNWTSHLTGSGPEQHGVVDNGWQIDKFKLPAVVKDAQGYYPSVFTVVKEQMPNVKTAFYYNWINLFYPHNQKNFDEVSYLKDDAYIENYDKAFNFIVKNKKDPTLVFLYSVHTDHAGHSHKWMSPEYIKSIEEADVQIGIFLEKMKKEGLYEGTNFMFLSDHGGIEYGHGGVSVDEMIVPWGVIGPKIKKGLKIEEPNNTVNTAAMILHLFGLKKPLAWTGEVLESVFK from the coding sequence ATGATGAAAATGAAAAAAATTATCGCAATTAATTTATTGTTGATTTTGACCACTGTTTGTACAGCGCTAGCTGGTGGACCTAAAAGTAAGCGAATAGTAATGATCGCATTGGACGGAATTTCTGTCGAAGGATTCAAGCAGGCACATACACCAAATCTTGATGCTTTAATGGCAGAAGGAGCATTATCGATGACTACTAGGGTGGTCATGCCTTCCGTAACCCTTCCAAATTGGACCAGTCATCTTACTGGAAGTGGGCCAGAACAGCACGGAGTAGTAGATAATGGCTGGCAGATCGATAAATTTAAGTTACCGGCAGTGGTAAAAGATGCTCAGGGTTATTACCCTTCTGTATTTACCGTTGTTAAAGAACAAATGCCAAATGTTAAAACTGCCTTTTACTATAACTGGATTAATCTCTTCTACCCGCATAATCAGAAAAATTTTGATGAAGTTAGCTACTTAAAAGATGATGCCTATATTGAAAATTACGATAAAGCATTTAATTTTATTGTGAAAAATAAGAAAGATCCAACCCTTGTATTCCTTTACTCAGTACATACCGATCATGCCGGGCATAGTCATAAATGGATGTCTCCAGAATACATCAAATCGATTGAAGAAGCTGACGTGCAAATAGGCATATTTTTAGAGAAAATGAAAAAAGAAGGTCTATATGAGGGCACCAATTTTATGTTCTTATCAGATCATGGTGGTATTGAATATGGACATGGCGGTGTAAGTGTCGATGAGATGATCGTACCATGGGGAGTTATAGGACCAAAAATTAAGAAAGGATTAAAAATTGAAGAACCTAACAATACGGTAAATACGGCAGCAATGATCTTGCATTTGTTTGGACTTAAAAAGCCCTTAGCGTGGACAGGGGAAGTGCTGGAATCTGTGTTTAAATAG